TCCAGACGGCTCAAGGATTTCGGAAGCGTGCCTTCCACCGGCGCAAACCCGGCTTCGCTGGCAGCGCGCACGCCACCTTCAAAACCATCGGCCAGGGAATCGCCCAGGCCGTAGACCCCATTGATACCACCGACGCACACGCGTTTCTGCGGTGCTTCGCCCGGCACGAAACCGAGGATGTCTTCACGCCAGGTCGGCTTGCCGCCCAGGTGCGAAGCCAGGTGGACCACCGGGCTGTAGCCGCCGGAGCTGGCGACCAGGTCGCAGTCCAGCCACTCGCCGGGGCTGGTGACTTTATGCGCGTTGACGTCGATAGCAGCCACGCGGGCGCCAGTGACGTGCTTGCTGCCACGGGCTTCGATCACCGCGCTGCCGGTGAGGATACGGATGCCTTTGGCGCGAGCTTCTTCAACCAGAGCGCCGCGTGGGTTGTGGCGCGCATCGGCCACAGCGACCACTGAAAGACCCGCGTCGTACCAGTCCAGCGCCACGCGGTAGGCATGGTCGTTGTTGGTCGACAGCACCAGCTTCTTGCCCGGTGCCACGCCGTAGCGACGCACATAAGTGGAGACCGCACCTGCCAGCATGTTGCCCGGCACGTCGTTGTTGCCGTACACCAGCGGGCGCTCGCACGCACCGGTGGCCAACACCACGCGCTTGGCGCGAATACGGTGGATGCGCTGACGCACCTGGCCAATCGGCGCACGGTCACCGAGGTGATCGGTGAGGCGCTCGTGGATGGTCAGGAAGTTATGGTCGTGGTAACCGTTGACGGTGGCGCGAGGCAGCAGCACCACGTCGGGCAGGGCTTTGAGTTCTGCGATCACACTGGCGACCCACTCGGCCGCCGGCTTGCCGTCGAGGCTTTCGCGAGAGTCCAGCAAGGAGCCGCCGAACTCTTCCTGCTCGTCCGCGATGATCACCCGTGCGCCACTGCGGGCAGCGGCCAGGGCAGCCGACAGACCGGCAGGGCCGGCGCCCACAATCAGCACGTCGCAGTGACGGTTCATGTAGTCGTAGGTGTCCGGGTCGTTCTCGGTCGGCGAGCGGCCAAGACCGGCTGCCTTGCGGATGTACTTCTCGTACGTCATCCAGAACGATTGCGGGTACATAAAGGTTTTGTAGTAGAAGCCCGGCGGCATCAGCTTGCCGCCGACCTTGCCGAGAATGCCCATCATGTCGTTGTTCACGCTCGGCCAGCCGTTGGTGCTGGTGGCGACCAAGCCTTGATACAGCGCTTGTTGCGTAGCGCGCACGTTGGGGATTTGCGTGGCTTCGGTAGCGCCGATCTGCAGCACCGCGTTCGGCTCCTCGGCGCCGGCAGCAAAGATGCCGCGTGGGCGCGAATACTTGAAGCTGCGACCGATGATGTCGACGCCGTTGGCCAGCAATGCAGCGGCCAGGGTATCGCCTTCAAAGCCTTTGTAGCTCTGGCCGTTGAAGCTGAAGCTCAGGACTTTGTTGCGGTCGATCCGGCCACCGTTGGACAGGCGATTGATCTGGCTCATACCTTCTCTCCAGAAGCCTTGGCGGTGAATTGCGGCTTGGTGCCTATCTTGTAGGTTTCAAGAATTTCGTAGGTCACGGTGTCGCGGGTGGCGTTGAAATACTGGCGGCAACCGGCCGCGTGAATCCACAGTTCGTGGTGCAGGCCGCGCGGGTTATCGCGAAAGAACATGTAGTCGCCCCACTGCTCGTCGGTGCAGGTGTTGGGGTCCAGCGGGCGCGGGATGTGCGCTTGGCCGGAGGCGTGGAATTCCTCTTCGGAGCGCAGCTCAAAGCAGTGAGGACAGAAGATATGCAACATAGAGAATTTCTCCTGTTAGTGGGCGACGGCCGCAGCGCCGTGTTCGTCGATCAGCGCACCGTTGTGGAAACGGTCGATGGAGAAAGGTGCGGCCAGCGGGTGCATTTCACCCTTGGCGAGGCTGGCAGCAAATACGTTGCCTGAGCCGGGGGTGGCCTTGAAGCCACCGGTGCCCCAACCGCAGTTGAAGAACATGTTCGGTACCGGGGTCTTGGAGATGATCGGGCACGCATCCGGCGTGGTGTCGACGATGCCGCCCCACTGGCGGTTCATGCGTACGCGCGACAGCACCGGGAACATCTCGACGATGGCCTGGATGGTGTGTTCGATCACCGGGTACGAGCCGCGCTGGCCGTAGCCGTTGTAGCCGTCGATGCCGGCGCCGATCACCAGGTCGCCCTTGTCGGACTGGCTGATGTAGCCGTGCACGGCGTTGGACATGATCACGCTGTCGATGATCGGCTTGATCGGCTCCGACACCAGTGCTTGCAGCGGGTGGGATTCGATCGGCAGGCGAAAGCCTGCCAGCGACGCCATGTGCCCGGAGTTACCCGCCGTCACCACACCGACGCGCTTGGCGCCGATGAAACCCTTGTTGGTTTCCACGCCGATGCACACACCGTTTTCCTTGCGAAAACCGATCACTTCGGTCTGCTGGATCAGGTCCACGCCCAATGCGTCCGCCGCGCGGGCAAAGCCCCAGGCCACGGCGTCGTGACGGGCCACGCCGCCGCGACGTTGCACGGTGGCGCCCATTACCGGGTAGCGGGTATTTTTCGAGCAGTCGAGGTACGGAATCTCGTCGGCCACTTGCTTGGCATTGAGCAGCTCGCCGTCCACACCGTTAAGGCGGTTGGCGCTGACGCGACGCTCGGAATCACGGATGTCTTGCAGGGTGTGGCACAGGTTGTAGACGCCACGCTGGGAGAACATCACGTTGTAGTTCAAATCCTGGGACAACCCTTCCCACAGCTTCATCGCGTGTTCGTACAGGTGCGCCGACTCGTCCCACAGGTAGTTGGACCGCACGATGGTGGTGTTGCGCGCGGTGTTACCGCCGCCCAGCCAGCCTTTCTCGACCACGGCCACGTTGGTGATGCCGTGCTCTTTGGCCAAATAGTAAGCGGTCGCCAGACCATGCCCGCCGCCGCCGACGATGACCACGTCGTAGACCTTTTTAGGGGTCGGCGTGCGCCACATTTTCTGCCAGTTTTCGTGGTGGCTGAGTGAGTGCTTGAAGAGGCCGAAGCCTGAGTAGCGTTGCATAGTCATTACTCCAAAACCGCGCTCAGCGATAAACCGGGAAATCAGCGCACAGGGCGGCCACATGCTTGGCGACGTTGGCCTCCACATCGGCGTCGCCGAGGTTGTCGAGGATGTCGCAGATCCAGCCGGCCAGTTCCAGGCATTGGGTCACTTTAAAGCCACGTGTGGTCACCGCCGGGGTACCGATACGCAGGCCCGAGGTCACGAACGGCGA
This genomic window from Pseudomonas sp. Bout1 contains:
- a CDS encoding sarcosine oxidase subunit delta; this translates as MLHIFCPHCFELRSEEEFHASGQAHIPRPLDPNTCTDEQWGDYMFFRDNPRGLHHELWIHAAGCRQYFNATRDTVTYEILETYKIGTKPQFTAKASGEKV
- a CDS encoding sarcosine oxidase subunit alpha is translated as MSQINRLSNGGRIDRNKVLSFSFNGQSYKGFEGDTLAAALLANGVDIIGRSFKYSRPRGIFAAGAEEPNAVLQIGATEATQIPNVRATQQALYQGLVATSTNGWPSVNNDMMGILGKVGGKLMPPGFYYKTFMYPQSFWMTYEKYIRKAAGLGRSPTENDPDTYDYMNRHCDVLIVGAGPAGLSAALAAARSGARVIIADEQEEFGGSLLDSRESLDGKPAAEWVASVIAELKALPDVVLLPRATVNGYHDHNFLTIHERLTDHLGDRAPIGQVRQRIHRIRAKRVVLATGACERPLVYGNNDVPGNMLAGAVSTYVRRYGVAPGKKLVLSTNNDHAYRVALDWYDAGLSVVAVADARHNPRGALVEEARAKGIRILTGSAVIEARGSKHVTGARVAAIDVNAHKVTSPGEWLDCDLVASSGGYSPVVHLASHLGGKPTWREDILGFVPGEAPQKRVCVGGINGVYGLGDSLADGFEGGVRAASEAGFAPVEGTLPKSLSRLEEPTLALFQVPHEKATARAPKQFVDLQNDVTAAAIELATREGFESVEHVKRYTALGFGTDQGKLGNVNGLAIAARSLNVTIAQMGTTMFRPNYTPVTFGAVAGRHCGHIFEPVRYTALQAWHVKNGAEFEDVGQWKRPWYFPRNGEDLHAAVKRECLAVRDSVGLLDASTLGKIDIQGPDAREFLNRIYSNAWTKLDVGKARYGLMCKEDGMVFDDGVTACLADNHFLMTTTTGGAARVLQWLEIYQQTEWPDLKVYFTSVTDHWATMTLSGPNSRKLLSEVTDIDLDKDGFPFMTWKEGLVGGVPARVFRISFTGELSYEVNVQADYAMGVLEKIVEAGKQYNLTPYGTETMHVLRAEKGFIIVGQDTDGSMTPDDLNMGWCVGRTKPFSWLGWRGMNREDCVREDRKQLVGLKPVDPNVWLPEGAQLVFDTKQTIPMKMVGHVTSSYAHNSLGYSFAMGVVKGGLKRIGERVFAPLADGSVIEAQIVSSVFFDPKGDRQNI
- a CDS encoding sarcosine oxidase subunit beta; protein product: MQRYSGFGLFKHSLSHHENWQKMWRTPTPKKVYDVVIVGGGGHGLATAYYLAKEHGITNVAVVEKGWLGGGNTARNTTIVRSNYLWDESAHLYEHAMKLWEGLSQDLNYNVMFSQRGVYNLCHTLQDIRDSERRVSANRLNGVDGELLNAKQVADEIPYLDCSKNTRYPVMGATVQRRGGVARHDAVAWGFARAADALGVDLIQQTEVIGFRKENGVCIGVETNKGFIGAKRVGVVTAGNSGHMASLAGFRLPIESHPLQALVSEPIKPIIDSVIMSNAVHGYISQSDKGDLVIGAGIDGYNGYGQRGSYPVIEHTIQAIVEMFPVLSRVRMNRQWGGIVDTTPDACPIISKTPVPNMFFNCGWGTGGFKATPGSGNVFAASLAKGEMHPLAAPFSIDRFHNGALIDEHGAAAVAH